In the genome of Burkholderia diffusa, one region contains:
- a CDS encoding ShlB/FhaC/HecB family hemolysin secretion/activation protein encodes MPPRVDRKSRERWRLKCRCLAGAVLAGGLCIASGVRAQGASATPAANTAASGSSAPQTFDLNAFVVRGNTTLPTLEIEKAVYPFEGPGRTLADVNAARDALQKAYQERGYQSVVVELPQQQVKNGVILLQVTEAKVGRLRVEGAQYNSPQNIRDAVPALAEGKVPDFNQAQQQLTDLNRSADRQVIPVLKPGAMPQTVDVDLKVDDHSPLHGTLELNNDNSPGTSTLRTSASLSYSNLWQLGHVISGTYVIAPQHPNDARVYAFSYLAPIKDTRWSFLATVVHSDSNVASVGGTNVLGKGTTYGFTAIYALPASDTYAHSVSIEIDRKHYDENVSLVGQTSTAPLTYVPVTFSYNGQLSLKNSQTSFSASLTTNIRGLGSDWGAWDNKRYNATPDFVYGKFDVNHTQRFANDMQANAHVSAQISNSPLVSSEQFAAGGMNSVRGYMQAEDTADSGVIASLELRSPSLSKWLGGAVGSRVNEWRFHAFFDAAHLWLLSPLPEQTSRFNLMSVGVGTRLQLMKYASADFEAGWPLKAGVYTRQYSPRFDFYVRLGF; translated from the coding sequence ATGCCGCCGAGAGTAGACCGCAAGTCACGCGAACGATGGCGGCTGAAATGCCGATGCCTGGCCGGTGCCGTGCTGGCCGGAGGGCTGTGTATCGCATCGGGCGTTCGCGCGCAGGGAGCCTCCGCGACGCCGGCCGCAAATACCGCGGCGTCGGGATCGTCGGCGCCGCAGACGTTCGACTTGAACGCTTTCGTCGTGCGCGGCAACACGACGCTGCCGACGCTCGAGATCGAAAAGGCCGTCTATCCGTTCGAAGGGCCGGGCCGCACGCTCGCCGACGTAAATGCCGCGCGCGATGCACTGCAAAAGGCCTATCAGGAGCGCGGCTACCAGTCGGTCGTCGTCGAGCTGCCGCAGCAACAGGTGAAGAACGGCGTGATCCTGCTGCAGGTGACCGAGGCGAAGGTGGGCCGGCTGCGCGTCGAGGGCGCGCAATACAACTCGCCGCAAAACATCCGCGACGCGGTGCCCGCGCTCGCCGAAGGCAAGGTGCCCGACTTCAACCAGGCGCAGCAGCAGCTTACCGACCTGAACCGCTCGGCGGACCGGCAGGTGATTCCGGTGCTCAAGCCGGGCGCGATGCCGCAGACGGTCGACGTCGATCTCAAGGTCGACGATCACAGCCCGCTGCACGGCACGCTCGAACTGAACAACGACAACAGCCCCGGCACGTCGACGCTGCGCACGAGCGCAAGCCTCAGCTATTCGAATCTCTGGCAGCTCGGTCACGTGATTTCCGGCACCTATGTGATTGCGCCGCAGCATCCGAACGATGCGCGCGTGTACGCGTTCTCGTATCTCGCGCCGATCAAGGACACGCGCTGGAGCTTCCTCGCCACCGTCGTGCACTCGGACAGCAACGTCGCGTCGGTCGGCGGCACCAACGTGCTCGGCAAGGGCACGACCTACGGCTTCACCGCGATCTACGCGCTGCCCGCGTCGGACACCTACGCGCACTCGGTCAGCATCGAGATCGACCGCAAGCATTACGACGAGAACGTGAGCCTGGTGGGCCAGACGTCCACCGCGCCGCTGACCTACGTGCCGGTGACGTTCTCGTACAACGGCCAGCTGAGCCTGAAAAACTCGCAGACGTCGTTCTCCGCGTCGCTGACCACCAACATCCGCGGCCTCGGCAGCGACTGGGGCGCCTGGGACAACAAGCGCTACAACGCGACGCCGGATTTCGTGTACGGCAAGTTCGACGTGAACCATACGCAGCGTTTCGCGAACGACATGCAGGCCAACGCGCACGTGAGCGCTCAGATCTCGAACTCGCCGCTCGTGTCGAGCGAGCAGTTCGCCGCTGGCGGGATGAACAGCGTGCGCGGCTACATGCAGGCGGAAGACACGGCCGACAGCGGCGTGATCGCGTCGCTCGAGCTGCGCAGCCCGTCGCTGTCGAAGTGGCTCGGCGGCGCGGTCGGCAGCCGCGTGAACGAGTGGCGCTTCCACGCGTTCTTCGATGCAGCACACCTGTGGCTGCTGAGCCCGCTGCCGGAGCAGACGTCGCGCTTCAACCTGATGAGCGTCGGCGTCGGCACGCGGTTGCAGCTGATGAAGTACGCCAGCGCGGATTTCGAGGCCGGCTGGCCACTGAAGGCGGGTGTCTATACGCGGCAGTACAGCCCGCGTTTCGATTTCTACGTACGGCTGGGGTTCTGA
- the gspK gene encoding type II secretion system minor pseudopilin GspK — protein MHRYGRSGATRAPRARGIAIVTVLLVVALAATLAASVLWRQQVATRDVENQRLATQTMWVERAAVEWARATLRAQNATSNVTFVGQPWSAPFADVPLSDLLPPDAVAVNAELARASISGNVEDAQARFNLTNLVSRIAPGKPWQANAEGVLAYRRLLGELALDPALAQQTADYMLRSLRETNGPDGWPLQLVTVDDLARIPGYDTRAIEALAPYVTVLPDLTVVNANTAAEPVLVAAIPTLSKSQAKRLVDRRGAAYFVSTGDIAEYLLPAQGGNPTLPDGSAVGVSSGYFIVHCRVHSARINARVDTLIARYGSGNFTWTSVIWARRPTS, from the coding sequence ATGCATCGATACGGAAGATCCGGCGCGACACGGGCGCCACGCGCACGCGGCATCGCGATCGTGACGGTGCTGCTCGTCGTCGCGCTGGCGGCCACGCTTGCGGCCAGCGTGCTGTGGCGCCAGCAGGTCGCGACGCGCGACGTCGAGAACCAGCGGCTCGCAACGCAGACGATGTGGGTCGAGCGCGCCGCGGTCGAATGGGCGCGGGCGACGCTGCGCGCGCAGAACGCGACGTCCAACGTCACCTTCGTGGGCCAGCCGTGGTCGGCGCCGTTCGCCGACGTGCCGCTATCCGACCTGCTGCCGCCGGATGCGGTCGCGGTCAACGCGGAGCTTGCACGCGCATCGATCTCCGGAAACGTCGAGGACGCGCAAGCGCGCTTCAACCTGACGAACCTCGTGTCGCGCATCGCGCCGGGCAAGCCCTGGCAGGCGAACGCGGAAGGCGTGCTCGCCTACCGGCGCCTGCTCGGCGAACTCGCGCTGGACCCGGCGCTCGCTCAACAGACGGCCGACTACATGCTGCGCTCGCTACGCGAGACGAACGGCCCCGACGGCTGGCCGCTGCAGCTCGTGACAGTCGACGATCTCGCGCGTATTCCCGGCTACGACACGCGCGCAATCGAAGCACTCGCGCCATACGTGACGGTGCTGCCCGACCTCACGGTGGTGAACGCGAACACGGCGGCCGAGCCCGTGCTGGTCGCCGCGATTCCGACACTGTCGAAGAGCCAGGCGAAGCGGCTCGTCGATCGGCGCGGCGCCGCGTATTTCGTCAGCACGGGAGACATCGCCGAGTATCTGCTGCCCGCGCAGGGCGGCAATCCGACGCTGCCGGACGGCTCGGCGGTGGGCGTCAGCAGCGGCTATTTCATCGTGCATTGCCGCGTGCATTCGGCTCGAATCAACGCGCGCGTCGACACGCTCATCGCGCGCTACGGCAGCGGCAACTTCACGTGGACGTCGGTGATCTGGGCGCGGCGGCCGACGAGTTGA
- a CDS encoding type II toxin-antitoxin system Phd/YefM family antitoxin, protein MTRLVLQCALHDDWLDTAVDTDGEPGDEPIREALFALAVDALAAIAARARTRSDTSGVAPTGVGAAVAALHDGMSRLRAGWGRALVRDSAELLLPIATVRADERGLGEMRLRVLDGAVDACAPGLAACDCGRDCDDPVRDGGVGAVGAGTRVLPVFDPDLGLIVDLLPVERGRQHARALVAALLETVRPGELWIIDGRFDTDAMLSSWPRRGGALILREYARASVYRPLGEWHRAGMFDGGVVREQPVGMTGDGGTHDVLRRIEWRRAAIDGEPGDTVTLLTDLPPAQFDAVRIVQLSCRRWRDALSLPLEPVLEGAPFGDAPARASLLACGIAALAYNAFSVMMQVVGAALDLDVRDAERLPSHIADGVASIYAGMMIALPPDWWRRYDQLPATTLGQIVRLLAVHVDPRSERRRRRDNRLSAKSQALLRAATLERLLHDDGDDAATNVFSLRTIAMATRDFSSNPSKALRHAGEALVMVTKYNRPIALLVSIDDWNRLLGEVRETSLTRLTFDCAMTPQSTRAVGLSESSLA, encoded by the coding sequence ATGACGCGACTCGTGCTGCAATGCGCGCTGCACGACGACTGGCTCGACACGGCCGTCGACACCGACGGCGAACCTGGCGACGAGCCGATCCGCGAGGCGCTGTTCGCGCTCGCGGTCGATGCGCTCGCGGCGATTGCCGCACGCGCGCGCACACGATCCGACACGTCGGGCGTCGCGCCGACGGGCGTCGGGGCCGCCGTCGCCGCGCTGCACGACGGGATGAGCCGGCTTCGCGCCGGCTGGGGGCGTGCGCTCGTGAGGGACAGCGCGGAACTGCTGCTGCCGATCGCGACGGTGCGTGCCGACGAACGCGGGCTCGGCGAGATGCGGTTGCGCGTGCTCGACGGCGCGGTCGATGCATGCGCGCCCGGGCTGGCGGCTTGCGATTGCGGGCGGGATTGCGACGATCCGGTGCGCGATGGGGGCGTCGGTGCCGTCGGTGCCGGCACACGCGTGTTGCCGGTCTTCGATCCCGATCTCGGCTTGATCGTCGACCTGCTGCCGGTCGAGCGCGGCCGGCAACATGCGCGCGCACTCGTTGCTGCACTGCTCGAAACGGTGCGGCCCGGCGAGCTGTGGATCATCGACGGGCGCTTCGATACGGATGCGATGCTGTCGAGCTGGCCGCGTCGCGGCGGTGCGTTGATCCTGCGCGAGTACGCTCGCGCGAGCGTGTACCGGCCGCTCGGTGAATGGCATCGCGCAGGCATGTTCGACGGCGGGGTCGTGCGTGAACAACCGGTTGGCATGACCGGCGACGGCGGAACGCACGACGTGTTGCGGCGGATCGAATGGCGCCGCGCGGCGATTGACGGCGAACCGGGTGACACGGTGACGCTGCTGACCGACTTGCCGCCCGCGCAGTTCGACGCGGTGCGGATCGTGCAGCTGTCGTGCCGCCGCTGGCGCGACGCATTGTCGTTGCCGCTCGAACCGGTGCTGGAAGGCGCGCCATTCGGCGACGCGCCGGCGCGTGCGTCGCTGCTCGCGTGCGGAATCGCGGCACTCGCGTATAACGCGTTCAGCGTGATGATGCAGGTGGTCGGCGCGGCGCTCGATCTCGATGTGCGCGACGCCGAGCGTCTTCCTTCGCATATCGCCGATGGCGTCGCGTCGATCTACGCCGGGATGATGATCGCGCTGCCGCCCGACTGGTGGCGACGCTACGATCAGTTGCCCGCAACCACCCTCGGACAGATCGTGCGGCTCTTGGCCGTTCATGTCGATCCGCGCAGCGAGCGGCGCAGGCGCCGCGACAACCGGCTGTCCGCGAAATCACAGGCGCTGTTGCGCGCGGCGACGCTCGAGCGGCTGCTGCACGACGACGGTGACGATGCGGCCACGAACGTGTTCAGCCTGCGCACGATCGCGATGGCAACGCGCGACTTCAGCAGCAATCCGTCGAAGGCGCTGCGGCACGCTGGCGAGGCGCTGGTGATGGTCACGAAATACAACCGGCCGATCGCGCTGCTCGTGTCGATCGACGACTGGAACCGGCTGCTCGGTGAAGTGCGCGAGACGAGCCTCACGCGGCTGACGTTCGATTGCGCGATGACGCCGCAGAGTACGCGCGCGGTCGGGTTGAGCGAGTCATCGTTGGCCTAG
- a CDS encoding FecR/PupR family sigma factor regulator: protein MNESQRDADSGDANTRADAIREGAVRWLLWLRAGDTTERELDAFRCWRAQSDEHARTVRELMWMWAVLETVGRQEPGGPPRTH, encoded by the coding sequence ATGAACGAATCGCAACGGGATGCGGATTCCGGCGACGCGAACACGCGCGCCGACGCGATCCGCGAAGGCGCGGTGCGCTGGTTGTTGTGGCTGCGCGCCGGCGATACGACGGAGCGCGAACTCGACGCGTTCCGGTGCTGGCGCGCGCAGAGCGACGAGCATGCGCGCACCGTCCGCGAGCTGATGTGGATGTGGGCGGTGCTGGAGACGGTCGGGCGCCAGGAACCGGGCGGGCCGCCGCGCACGCATTGA
- a CDS encoding FecR family protein: protein MTKAQAEPAHDALDEASAWLLRLRSGEASQAEADAFARWCADRPQAAALLRDTWGSLRTAATELAHEERTAAAWADVARRERRMRTGRRAFIGFAVAAGASWLAVRPPLQLWPSLGDLAADYHTGTGEQRSVALSSRVTVAMNTQTRVDVLPASDAAHGIEVVAGEAEIDAATPPAGRATPIQPVTVVAGDGRMQATVARFNVRRTGSQVCVTCLSGTVALAHPRGARTLKADDQVVYDDRGVQPVTRTDPAAISAWRRGMLVFNGVPLSDVIDEINRYRPGRVVLRRAALGANRMQAQFPITRLDDVIDMVGRLYGAHITRLPGNIVLLS, encoded by the coding sequence ATGACGAAAGCCCAGGCAGAACCCGCCCACGACGCACTCGACGAAGCGAGCGCGTGGCTGCTGCGTCTGCGCTCGGGCGAGGCAAGCCAGGCCGAGGCCGACGCATTCGCGCGCTGGTGCGCCGACCGTCCGCAGGCGGCCGCGCTGTTGCGCGACACCTGGGGCTCGCTGCGCACGGCGGCAACCGAACTCGCGCACGAAGAGCGCACGGCCGCTGCCTGGGCAGACGTGGCAAGGCGCGAGCGCAGGATGCGCACGGGCCGCCGCGCGTTCATCGGCTTCGCGGTGGCGGCCGGCGCGTCGTGGCTCGCGGTGCGTCCGCCGCTGCAGCTGTGGCCGTCGCTCGGCGACCTGGCCGCCGATTACCACACGGGCACCGGCGAGCAGCGCAGCGTCGCGCTGTCGTCGCGCGTGACGGTGGCGATGAACACGCAGACACGCGTCGACGTGCTGCCCGCGAGCGATGCGGCGCACGGCATCGAAGTCGTCGCCGGCGAGGCGGAAATCGACGCGGCCACGCCGCCGGCCGGCCGCGCGACGCCGATCCAGCCCGTTACCGTCGTGGCGGGCGACGGCCGCATGCAGGCGACGGTCGCGCGCTTCAACGTGCGGCGTACCGGCTCGCAGGTGTGCGTGACCTGCTTGTCCGGCACGGTCGCGCTCGCGCATCCGCGCGGCGCACGCACGCTGAAGGCCGACGATCAGGTCGTCTACGACGATCGCGGCGTGCAGCCGGTGACGCGAACCGATCCCGCCGCGATCAGCGCATGGCGGCGCGGGATGCTGGTATTCAACGGCGTGCCGCTGTCGGACGTCATCGACGAGATCAACCGCTATCGTCCGGGCCGGGTCGTGCTGCGGCGTGCCGCGCTCGGCGCGAACCGGATGCAGGCGCAGTTTCCGATCACGCGGCTCGACGACGTGATCGACATGGTCGGCCGCCTGTACGGCGCGCACATCACGCGCCTGCCCGGCAATATCGTGCTGCTGAGCTGA